A segment of the Marinobacter arenosus genome:
CACAGCACCCCAACGCCCGGCTTCGGATACACGGTCATTCCGACAATTTCGGGACTGAGGACTACAACCAGTTCCTGTCCCGACTCAGGGCCAACGCGGTGGCCCGCCTGCTGGTGCAGGAAGGCGTGCAGGAGCGCCAGCTGATTCTGACGGGATGGGGGTCGAGCCGGCCGCTGGCCACACCGGAGGATCACGCAGCGAACCGTCGGGTCGAACTGGAATACCTGACCCAGGAACTGCCCCAGGCTATGCAGGGCTGAGCACAACATCGCCACAAAAAAGGGGCCAGATGGCCCCTTTTTACTGCGCCCGGTTCTAGCCGGCGTACACCTGCCAGACATTCCAGAGCAGCAGCATGGCGGTCGCAAGAATCGCCAGCCAGGTCATGACAATACCGATCATGCGGGCCCAATGGGTTCCGCCCCGGCCATTGACCATGCCCCAGGCATGCAACACGCGCCCCACCACCAGCGTCATGCCACTCCAGTACACGAGGCCCGATGGAACGCCGTTGAGCTCGGCAATCGCCAGCATCAGAAGAGCAATGGGAGCGTATTCCACCAGGTTCGCGTGGGCCCGGACTGCCGCCTCGAAGTCGCGATCTTCGGTGACGCCCATGCCCTTCTTGTACTTGAGACGGAACCTCACCACCTGGCCCGACAGCACCAGCAAAAGCAGGCCGATGACCGCGGCAAACACTCCGGTTACGGGTACGATCATGCTCAGCCCTTCTTGATCTTGCTAACGATGGCAAGCAGGAGCACCGCACCGACGGTCGCCGTCACCAACTCACCCACCGCGCCCTGGGCCATCAGGCCGAGCAGACGGAAGAGAAACCCGCCGATGACAGAGCCGACAATACCGATACCAATATTGGCCAGCACACCAAAACCGCGGCCTTTCATGATCAGTCCGGCCAGCCAGCCGGCGACACCACCGATTATCAGAAACAGAATCAGATTCATTGCTTGCGCCTCCCTGAAGGTCATCGAACAACGTGTTCAGATCCGCCAAGACTGCCCTGTTTCTTCTGGTGCTTCAAGAACTTCCCGTCGAACCCGGCGCGTACCTACAACTCGGCGATGGTCTCGGCCATTTGGCTGTAGCAACGGACCATCAGCTCGGGGATGTCCTCCGTTGTCATACCCGCGGTCTCGATCGGCGGCAAAATACGGACGGGAACCGGCTCCCGGCGACCGCCCCAGCCCAGGGTCTTGTCCTCATACTGCCGGGCACAGACCATGGTAATCGGAGCGCCGGAGGCAATCGCGGCGTGGAAGGCACCTTTCTTGAACTTCTGGAGCCCACGGCCCTGGCTGCGGGTGCCCTCGGGAAACACCCAGAGGCTCTTATGGTCCTCGCTAATGGCGGCGCTGGTGGCCTGCATGATGGCGATGGCCTTGTGGGAGCGGGCGCGATTCAGAATGACGTTACCGCCGAGCCAGAACACCTGGCCAAAGAAGGGAATCCAGATCAGCGAGGATTTGCCGACCGTGACGGTGCGGGGGGGCAGCAGGTCCCCGAAAACGAACAGGTCGTCGTTGTGCTGGTGGTTGGCGATCACCACCGTCGGGCGGTCGGTGGGCAGATGTTCAAGACCATGGAGGGGGCGCTCCATCCCCAGCAGCGCACGCCCCACCCGGGCCACCGCCGAACCGAGCAGCCGATTGTTGTCCGGGTTGAACGGCCGGGCCATGTAGAGCACCAGTGCAAACAGGCAGATAACCGGTACGCTCACCCAGGCCAGGAATTTTCTCAAAGCACCCATGTAGTACAACTCTGTCGCCGAATTTTGGCGCACAAGTGTACGCCAACGTCAGGTTCCGGCGACAGTATCAATTTGTTCCAGTTGGTTGCGGTCGCCGGAACTGCCAGCCTGGGCCTCCACCACGTATCGGAGCGGGCCACCGGCATCCATGCTGTCGAACGGGTAGCAGGTCACCAGCAGCAAGGTATCTTCCTCAAGAAGCCGCGTGTCGATCTGCTCTGACCGGCTGTCGACAATGCGTGTGGCCAGCACCCGGTAGGTCCGCCAGCCACCATCCCGACCCTGCAACCGCAACTCACTGCCCGTCTTCAGGTACTTTAGCTGGTCAAAATGGGTATCGCGATGTCCCGCGATCACCGTCGGACCCCGGCCATAGTCACTGCCCAGAACCTGTCCCGGCCCGAACGCCAGGCTCTCACCGTGGCCGCCCGCCAGCACAATCATGGATTGATCCAGTTCCGGAACGGTCAACCTGCCCACCGGCCAGGTGTCGGCCCAGGGCCAGGGCCGGGTTGCGGTTTGCCGGGCCTGGCTCTCGGCCCAGGCCAGTTCCAGCAGTTCCTGGGCCACCACCGCTTTCAGCGGTATCCACAGGCCGAACACCAGCAGGGTGGCTGACGAGGTTACCAGTAGCAGAAATAAGCGGCTCATGCGGATTGCCTCCGTTGCAACAGGCCGATGGCTGCCGCAAACATCAGTCCAATCAGTCCCAGGGCGGTCAGCAACGGTGCCACTGTCGCCGTTTGCGGGTAGCGCAACATGCCGGCCTGACTGCCGGCCGGCAGCAGGGTGGGAAGATGGTCCGTGCCCAGCGGTGCATTCGCAGGCCGGGCCGGCGTCTCATCCACCGCAACGAAGCTGGTGTAGGGCGACATCAGGCCATGGTCCACGGCAAGAGCGGTGACCCGGGATTTGTCCGGCTCGGAGCTCTCCAGTCGAGCGGTATCGAGCAGACTGTCGATTTTCTGCCGTGCCCAGTGACGAGCCACACCGGCGCCCGTGGCGGCCTGCTGCAGATCCAGCGAACGCTCCCAGTTCCGGCCGCCCGGAAGCTTGCCGGACACTTTGAGGACACCCGCGGGCGCACTGCCCTGTGCCACCTGAACCATCGGCTCGCCCTGGAACAGGTCCCCCGGTCGTGCCGGAAAACTCTCAACCGGATCAGAGCCCGCCGGCCACTCGACCCGGACGTCGGTGAGTACCGGTGCCTCCATGGCCGTAAACAGGGTCTCGAGGGGGCCTCCAACGTCGGACGGATCCTGGATCGCGGTGTACAGGCCACGGCCCCAGCGTGCCGCTTCCCTCATGAAATGCAGGTTGGGGGCGGAGCCAATGCCGACCGTGAACAGACGCTGGCGACCCAGTTGCTGGCGAATCTGGGCAAACAGGGCCGCCTCGTTGCCGACCGCACCATCGGTGATGAACACCACCTGCCGCACCCGTTCCGCGGCCGCCTCATCGTCACGGCCGATGGCCGGCGTGTTCAGCGCCAGATCCAGCGCCGGGGCCATTTCGGTGCCACCATCGGCATTGAGGCCGTCGACATAGCGACGGGCCCGGGCCAGGTTGTTGCCGTCGGCCGGCACCGGCTGCATGAACAGGGCGTGGGTCTGGTTATTGAACTGAATGATGTTGAACCGGTCGTTCGGCTTCAGGGTGTCGAGTCCGCGCTGGAGTGCGGTTCGCGCCTGGCGGATCGACTCGCCCGCCATGGAGCCGGACGTGTCGATCACAAACACCAGCTCACGGGGCAACACAGGGGCGGTGCCAGTGCCGGGTACAATCATGGCCAGCAGGTAGTCCTGCTCCTGCCAGCGCTGATGAAACACCGCCGCCGTGGGTTCCTGCCCGGCCAACGGCCGCCAGCGCACCACAAAATCCCGGTTCATCAGCAGCTTCCCCTGCTCCGGCTGCACCTCCACGTTCTGGCCGTCGAGACGGGTTTCCAGCCGGTGCGTGGGGCTGACCACCCGGGCCAGCGGCAGGCCGGCGTCAATGGTCATCCGGATCGATGCCCGGTGGCTGCTGGCGTCAACGTCACTGGCCCGCACGGTAAAGGGACTGATGGCATCGGCATCCGGCACCTCGGTTGAGGGCACCGCCCAGCCACCCTGCCACTGGCCAGATGACTC
Coding sequences within it:
- a CDS encoding class GN sortase, whose amino-acid sequence is MSRLFLLLVTSSATLLVFGLWIPLKAVVAQELLELAWAESQARQTATRPWPWADTWPVGRLTVPELDQSMIVLAGGHGESLAFGPGQVLGSDYGRGPTVIAGHRDTHFDQLKYLKTGSELRLQGRDGGWRTYRVLATRIVDSRSEQIDTRLLEEDTLLLVTCYPFDSMDAGGPLRYVVEAQAGSSGDRNQLEQIDTVAGT
- a CDS encoding MAPEG family protein yields the protein MIVPVTGVFAAVIGLLLLVLSGQVVRFRLKYKKGMGVTEDRDFEAAVRAHANLVEYAPIALLMLAIAELNGVPSGLVYWSGMTLVVGRVLHAWGMVNGRGGTHWARMIGIVMTWLAILATAMLLLWNVWQVYAG
- a CDS encoding lysophospholipid acyltransferase family protein, with the translated sequence MGALRKFLAWVSVPVICLFALVLYMARPFNPDNNRLLGSAVARVGRALLGMERPLHGLEHLPTDRPTVVIANHQHNDDLFVFGDLLPPRTVTVGKSSLIWIPFFGQVFWLGGNVILNRARSHKAIAIMQATSAAISEDHKSLWVFPEGTRSQGRGLQKFKKGAFHAAIASGAPITMVCARQYEDKTLGWGGRREPVPVRILPPIETAGMTTEDIPELMVRCYSQMAETIAEL
- a CDS encoding OmpA family protein; this encodes MTVLVLDNPDLIAKAALASGFASAALATEAKRPHRLKFHFGFNKHALDAADNAMLQQHAVYLTQHPNARLRIHGHSDNFGTEDYNQFLSRLRANAVARLLVQEGVQERQLILTGWGSSRPLATPEDHAANRRVELEYLTQELPQAMQG
- a CDS encoding marine proteobacterial sortase target protein, coding for MMLSTGLLKLPPRLTDSQYHRARRWAEGVSLWLAVLLMLFVHPLYAEASQVKREDAGLLHFVDGAGRWQEPAIILDSEFDIQVSGLIADSRLSRRFRNTSGEWREGVFVFPLPDNASVYGLTMKVGERTIVGKVQPKAEARKTYEKAKASGRHAANVEQQRPNLFTARVANIPPGETIAVELRYQQPVDYRAGEFELRLPTTLTPRYMPGQPLAESSGQWQGGWAVPSTEVPDADAISPFTVRASDVDASSHRASIRMTIDAGLPLARVVSPTHRLETRLDGQNVEVQPEQGKLLMNRDFVVRWRPLAGQEPTAAVFHQRWQEQDYLLAMIVPGTGTAPVLPRELVFVIDTSGSMAGESIRQARTALQRGLDTLKPNDRFNIIQFNNQTHALFMQPVPADGNNLARARRYVDGLNADGGTEMAPALDLALNTPAIGRDDEAAAERVRQVVFITDGAVGNEAALFAQIRQQLGRQRLFTVGIGSAPNLHFMREAARWGRGLYTAIQDPSDVGGPLETLFTAMEAPVLTDVRVEWPAGSDPVESFPARPGDLFQGEPMVQVAQGSAPAGVLKVSGKLPGGRNWERSLDLQQAATGAGVARHWARQKIDSLLDTARLESSEPDKSRVTALAVDHGLMSPYTSFVAVDETPARPANAPLGTDHLPTLLPAGSQAGMLRYPQTATVAPLLTALGLIGLMFAAAIGLLQRRQSA
- a CDS encoding GlsB/YeaQ/YmgE family stress response membrane protein, with the translated sequence MNLILFLIIGGVAGWLAGLIMKGRGFGVLANIGIGIVGSVIGGFLFRLLGLMAQGAVGELVTATVGAVLLLAIVSKIKKG